CCAGCACGAACGCAAGGAGCTGCTGCGCTTTTTGACCTGTGGTAACGTCGACGACGGCAAGAGCACCCTGATCGGGCGCCTGCTGCACGACTCGAAGATGATCTACGAAGACCATCTGGAAGCCATCACCCGGGACTCGAAGAAGGTCGGCACCACCGGTGACGACATCGACCTGGCGTTGCTGGTCGACGGCCTGCAGGCCGAGCGTGAGCAGGGCATCACCATCGATGTCGCCTACCGCTATTTCTCCACCGCCAAGCGCAAGTTCATCATCGCCGACACCCCCGGCCATGAGCAGTACACCCGCAACATGGCCACCGGTGCATCCACCTGTGACCTGGCGATCATCCTGGTGGACGCCCGCTACGGCGTGCAGACCCAGACCCGTCGCCACAGCTTCATCGCCTCCCTGCTGGGCATCAAGCACATCGTCGTGGCCATCAACAAGATGGACCTCAAGGACTTCGATGAAGGCGTGTTCGAATCGATCAAGGCCGACTACCTGAAGTTCGCCAAGGGCCTGAAGCTGCAGCCCACCAGCCTGCACTTCGTGCCGATGTCAGCGCTCAAGGGCGACAACGTGGTGAACAAGAGCGAGCGCTCGCCCTGGTACACCGGCCAGTCGCTGATGGAAATCCTCGAGACCGTGGAGGTGGCCGGCGACCGCAACTTCACCGACCTGCGTTTCCCGGTGCAGTACGTCAACCGTCCGAACCTGAACTTCCGTGGTTTTGCCGGCACCCTGGCCAGCGGCATCGTGCACAAGGGCGACGAGATCGTCGTGTTGCCGTCGGGCAAGAGCAGCCGGGTCAAGTCCATCGTCACCTTCGAAGGTGAACTGGAACAGGCCGGCCCGGGCCAGGCCGTGACCCTGACCATGGAAGATGAAATCGATATCTCCCGCGGCGACCTGCTGGTGCATGCCGACAACGTGCCGCCGGTCACCGACAGCTTCGAAGCCATGCTGGTATGGATGGCCGAAGAGCCGATGCTGCCGGGCAAGAAGTACGACATCAAGCGCGCCACCAGCTATGTGCCGGGCTCGATTGCCAGCATCCATCACAAGGTCGATGTGAACACCCTGGAAGAGGGCGCGGCCAGCGCGCTGCAACTGAACGAGATCGGCAAGGTCAAGATCAGCCTCGACGCGCCGATTGCCCTGGATGGTTACGAAAGCAATCGCACCACCGGTGCTTTCATCGTCATCGACCGCTTGACCAACGGCACCGTCGGCGCCGGCATGATCATCGCCCAGCCGGTGGCCCATGGCAGCGTCACCCAACACGGCAAGCTGGCTCATGTAGCCACCGAAGAGCGTGCCCAGCGTTTCGGCCAGCAACCGGCTACCGTGCTGTTCAGCGGCCTGTCGGGTGCGGGCAAGAGCACCCTGGCCTACGCGGTCGAGCGCAAGCTGTTCGACATGGGGCGCGCGGTGTATGTGCTCGATGGCCAGAACCTGCGGCATGACCTGAACAAGGGCCTGCCCCAGGACCGTGCCGGGCGGACCGAGAACTGGCGCCGTGCGGCCCACGTCGCCCGTCAGTTCAACGAAGCCGGCCTGCTGACCCTGGCCGCGTTCGTGGCACCGAGTGCCGAAGGGCGCGAGCAGGCCAAGGACCTGATCGGCAAGGAGCGTCTGCTGACGGTGTATGTCCAGGCATCGCCTGCGGTGTGCGCCGAGCGTGATCCGCAAGGCCTGTACGCGGCCGGCGGGGATAACATCCCGGGCGAGTCCTTCCCTTATGACGTGCCGCTGAATGCCGATCTGGTGATCGACACCCAGTCGCTGTCGCTGGAAGAAAGCGTCAAGCAGGTGCTGGACCTGTTGCGCGGCCGCGGCGCGATCTAAGCCATAGCAAAAAGCCCGCAGCCGAGTGATCGGCTGCGGGCTTTTTTGTGCGCTTCAGATAGCGTTCGCCGGTAAGTAGGGTGCAGGACCGCAGGAGCTGGCTTGCCAGCGAAAAGGCCCTCAGGGTCTTGCCGGATACTCCCGATGCAGCGTTTCGAGCAGCGCATCCTTGTCCAGCCACTGCTGGTTGATCCAGCCCTGGAATTCCTGGCGATAGGCCGTGTCCTGCTCGTAGTTCTTGCCAAGGAACTGCGCCGGGATCTGCACCTCTTCGAAACGCACCACCACATCCTTGACCCTGCCGCACAGCAGGTCCCAGAAACCGGGGCGGCCCGCTGGGTAGTGGATGGTCACATCGATGATCGACTGCAGTTGCTCGCCCATGGCATCCAGGACAAAGGCGATGCCGCCGGCCTTGGGCTTGAGCAGGTAGCGGAACGGCGATTGTTGCTGGGCGTGCTTGGCGTCGGTAAAGCGCGTGCCCTCGACGAAGTTGAAGATGCCCACCGGGTTGTTGCGAAACTTCGCACAGGTCTTGCGCGTGGTTTCCAGGTCCTTGCCTTTCTTTTCCGGGTGCTTCTCCAGGTACGCCTTGGAGTAGCGCTTCATGAACGGAAAGCCCAGGGCCCACCAGGCCAGGCCAATCACCGGCACCCAGATCAGCTCCTGCTTGAGGAAGAACTTCAGGGGGCGGATACGCCGGTTGAGCACGTACTGCAGGACCATGATGTCGACCCAGCTCTGGTGGTTGCTGGTGACCAGGTAGGAGTGCTGGTAATCCAGGCCTTCCAGGCCCTGCACGTGCCAACGGGTACGGCATACCAACTGCATCCAGGCCTTGTTGTTGCTGATCCAGGCTTCGTGGGTGTGGTTCATCAGCCACAGGCTCAAGCGCTGGGTGAGGGCGAAGGGCAGGGCCTTGACCAACGCCACGCAGAACAGGAACGAGCACAGCAGGATGGTGTTCAGCGCCAACAGGAGCGAGGCGATGATTCCGCGCACCACGGCAGGTAGGAATTCCAGCATTTAGACATCCATAGGTCGGTTGGCGGCTTGAATCGCGGTAAGGGCGATGGTGTAGACGATGTCGTCCACCTGGGCGCCCCGGGGCAGGTCGTTCACCGGTTTGCGCAGGCCTTGCAGCATCGGCCCCAGGCTCACGCAATCGGCGCTGCGTTGCACCGCCTTGTGGGTGGTGTTGCCGGTGTTGAGGTCAGGGAACACGAAGACCGTGGCCTTGCCCGCGACCTGGCTGTTGGGGGCCAGTTGCCGGGCGACGTTTTCGTTGGCCGCGGCGTCGTATTGCAACGGCCCGTCGATCAGCAGCGAACGCTGGGCTTCGTGAGCCAGCAGGGTGGCTTCGCGAACTTTCTCCACTTCCTCGCCGCTGGCCGAGTCGCCGCTGGAGTAGCTGATCATCGCCACGCGCGGGGTGATACCGAAGGCGGCTGCCGAGTCGGCGCTCTGCAGGGCGATTTCCGCCAGCTCGCTGGCGCTGGGGTGCGGGTTCATCACGCAGTCGCCATACACCAGCACTTCCTCGGGGAACAGCATGAAGAACACCGAGGACACCAGGCTGCAGCCCGGCGCGGTCTTGATCAACTGCAGGGCCGGGCGGATGGTGTTGGCAGTGGAGTGGATGACCCCGGAAACCAGGCCATCGACTTCATCCAGGGCCAGCATCACCGTGCCGATCACCACCGGATCTTCCAGCTGCTGCTCGGCCATGGGAGCGTTGAGGCTCTTGCTCTTGCGCAGGGCCACCATGGGCTCTACATAGCGTTGGCGAATCAGGTCCGGGTCGAGAATCTCCAGGCCTTCGGGCAGTTCGATGCCCTGGGCCCGGGCCACCGCGTGCACGTCCTCGGGCTTGGCCAGCAGCACGCAGCGGGCGATGCCTCGGGCCTGGCAGATGGCGGCGGCCTGCACGGTCAGCGGCTCGCTGCCTTCGGGCAGGACGATACGCTTGTTGGCCTGCTGGGCGCGCTGGATCAACTGGTAGCGGAACACCGCAGGTGACAGGCGCATTTCCCGTGGGGTGCCGCAGCGCTGGTGCAGCCAGTTGGCGTCCAGGTGACTGGCGACGAAGTCGGTGATGATTTCCGCGCGCTCGCGGTCATCGATGGGAATTTCCTTGTTCAGGCCATTGAGCTGGTTGGCGGTGTCGTAGGACCCGGTGCTCACCGAAAGCACTGGCAGGCCGGCGTTCAGGGCGCCCCGGCAGAGCTCCATGATCCGCGGGTCGGGCAGGGTGTCGCTGGTCAGCAGCAGGCCGGCCAGGGGCACGCCGTTGATGGCCGCCAGGCTCACGGCGAGGATGATGTCGTCACGGTCGCCCGGGGTCACCACCAGCACGCCGGGCTTGAGCAGTTCCACGGTGTTGCGCATGGTGCGGGCGCAAATGATGATCTTGGTCATGCGCCGGCTTTCGTAGTCGCCGGCGTTGAGCACCTGGGCGCCCATCAGGTCGGCCACGTCCCGGGTACGCGGGGCATTGAGCTCCGGCTGGAAGGGGATGCACCCCAGCAGGCGGAAGTCGCCGCTGCGCAGCAAGGGCGAATGTTCCTTCAAGCGCGCGGAAAACGCCTCCATGCTTTCGTCGGTGCGCACCTTGTTGAGGATCACCCCCAGTACTTTCGGGTCCCGCGGGCCGCCGAACAGCTGCGCTTGCAACTCGACCCGGCCGGACAGCTCGGTGAGCACTTCGTTTTCCGGGGCGGATACCAGGATCACCTCGGCATCCAGGCTTTTTGCCAGGTGCAGGTTGACCCGGGCGGCGTAGCTGGCGCTGCGGGTCGGCACCATGCCTTCGACGATCAATACATCCTTGCCGATGGCCGCCTGCTGGTAGAGGGTGATGATTTCTTCCAGCAACTCATCCAGCTGGCCGTCGCCGAGCATCCGCTCCACATGGGCCAGGCCCAGGGGTTGTGGCGGTTTCAGGCCATGGGTGCGCGCCACCAGTTCGGTGGAACGCTCGGGGCCGGTGTCACCGGGGTGAGGTTGGGCTATGGGTTTGAAGAAGCCGACCTTGAGGCCAGCCCGTTCCAGCGTACGCACCAGCCCGAGGCTGATGGAGGTCAGACCCACTCCAAAATCGGTGGGCGCGATGAAAAAAGTTTGCATGCGAATTCTCAGAAGGTGCATGGCAAAGGCGACGGTCTTTGGCCGTCTGCCTGAAGTCAGGCGCTAAGGTTATCGTTATCCGGGGCTTGAGCACACCAGCCGCAGGCAAAGCACTGGCCTATTTTTTCCGCCCGCAACTGCGGCTCCAGGACCCAGGCCCGGGACTGCCAGGGCGGTTGGTGGCGCAGGTGCTGGGTATGCCCGCAGGACAGTTCAGCCACCCAATGGCCCTCTTCATCCTGATGAAAACCGCAGATTGTCGAGTGATTTTTCACGTTCCGTTGGTCCGGGTTCCGTTCGCTTTCGAGCGATTGCTTCGCTAAACTTGGACGTTCTTCATTCTTATGCAAAAGGTCCCGCCCCATGCTGATCGCCGCCAATAAGGCTGTCTCCATCGACTATACCCTCACCAACGACGCTGGTGAGGTCATCGACAGCTCTGCCGGCGGCGCCCCGCTGGTTTACCTGCAAGGCGCAGGTAACATCATTCCTGGTCTGGAAAAGGCCCTGGAAGGCAAGCAAGTTGGTGACGAACTGAAAGTCTCCGTAGAACCTGAAGATGCCTACGGCGAATACGCTGCCGAACTGGTCAGCACCCTGAGCCGCAGCATGTTCGAAGGCGTCGACGAACTGGAAGTGGGCATGCAGTTCCACGCTTCCGCTCCGGACGGCCAGATGCAGATCGTGACCATCCGTGACCTGGACGGCGACGACGTGACCGTCGACGGCAACCACCCGCTGGCCGGTCAGCGCCTGAACTTCCAGGTCAAGATCGTTGCCATCCGTGACGCCAGCCAGGAAGAAATCGCTCATGGTCACGTCCATGGCGAAGGTGGCCATCACCACTGATTTTCTGCGCTAAGCTCAAGCTTACTGGAGAGGCGCCCGAGGGCGCCTTTTTAGTCCGCGGCTTTTGGCTGTACTGTCGAGAGGCTGTTTTCTGTAAGAACACAGGAATTTGGAGTTCGTCATGAGTGCTTTTCACGACCTTAAATTGAAAGCCCTGGATGGTCAGGAGCTGCCGCTCGCGCCCTTCAAGGGGCACGTCGTGCTGGTGGTCAACGTCGCCTCCAAATGTGGTCTGACACCACAATATGCGGCGCTGGAGAATCTCTACCAGCAATACAAGGCCCAGGGATTCAGCGTGCTGGGGTTGCCTTGCAACCAGTTCGCCGGGCAGGAACCGGGCACTGAGCAGGAGATCCAGGAGTTTTGCAGCCTCAACTACGGGGTGACCTTTCCCTTGAGCAGCAAACTGGACGTGAACGGTCCCGAGCGCCATCAGCTGTACCGCCTGCTGGCGGGCGAAGGCGCCGAGTTTCCCGGGGACATCACCTGGAACTTCGAGAAATTCCTATTGGGCAAGGACGGCCGGGTACTGGCGCGTTTCTCGCCGCGTACCGCTCCCGATGATCCGACAGTGATCCAGGCCATCGAAAAGGCCCTGAGCTAACCACTGACGGGCACCTCTTTCACGCCGCTGCAATGCGGCGTTTTTGCATCTAAATCACTCAAATCAATAATGCTGGGCAGCGCATTGAGGGGGGAATATTATCCTCATCATAAGTGCGCCGGGGCCGGTACCCGGCGCAGTCTTGTGCGTCGAATATCGACTCAAGCCTTTTTCTCGGAGCGCAGCATGCCTGTTCAAGCCTTGTTCAAACCCTTTCAACTCGGCGCGCTGGAACTGCCGACCCGCGTGGTGATGGCACCAATGACCCGGTCGTTTTCCCCCGGTGGCGTGCCCAACTCCAAGGTCATTGAGTATTACCGCCGCCGCGCTGCTGCGGGTGTCGGCCTGATCATTACCGAGGGCACCACGGTGGGTCACCAGGCTGCCAATGGTTACCCCAATGTGCCGCAGTTCCATGGCGAGGCGGCCCTGGCCGGCTGGAAGAAGGTGGTGGATGCGGTCCACGCCGAAGGCGGCAAGATCGTCCCGCAACTCTGGCATGTGGGCAATGTGCGGCGCCTGGGCACCGAGCCGGACGCCAGCGTGCCCGGCTACGGCCCGACCGAGAAGCTCAAGGACGGCAAGGTGCTGGTGCACGGCATGACCCACCAGGACATCCAGGAGGTGATCGCTGCCTTTGCCCAGGCCGCCAAGGATGCCCAGAGCATCGGCATGGACGGCGTGGAGATCCATGGCGCCCATGGTTACCTGGTGGACCAGTTCTTCTGGGAAGGCACCAACCAGCGTACCGATGAATACGGTGGCGACCTGGCCCAGCGCTCGCGCTTCGCCATTGAGCTGATCCAGGCCGTGCGGGCTGCCGTCGGTCCGGATTTCCCGATCATCCTGCGTTTTTCCCAGTGGAAGCAGCAGGACTACAGCGCGCGCCTGGTGCAGACCCCGGAAGCTCTGGAGGCCTTCCTCAAGCCGCTGGCGGATGCCGGTGTGGATATCTTCCACTGCTCGACCCGCCGCTTCTGGGAGCCGGAGTTCGAAGGTTCCGACCTCAACCTGGCGGGCTGGACTCGCAAACTCACCGGCAAGCCCACCATCACCGTGGGCAGCGTCGGCCTGGACGGCGAGTTCCTGCAGTTCATGGTCAACACCGACAAGGTGGCGCAGCCGGCCAGCCTGGAAAACCTGCTGCAGCGTCTGAACAACGACGAGTTCGATCTGGTGGCCGTGGGCCGTGCACTGCTGGTGGATCCGGATTGGGCGCAGAAAGTCCGTGAAGGTCGCGAGCAGGACATCCTGCCATTCAGCCGTGACGCGCTGATGACCCTGGTTTAACTGCCTGCTCCGGGCGGCGAGGGGGGCAGCCCCCTTGCCGTGCCGAGTGTCTCCACGGCGCTGCGGGGTTTGACCGTCGCTTCGATAAGCCCTTCGTAATCCTCGGCCGGCCCGTGCTCGCAGGCACTGCGCAGGCGATCTTCAAACTGCTCGATAACCGCGGCCCAGCCCTGGCGGCTGGCATGCTGGCGGGCGTTGAGGCGTACCCGGCGCAAGGTTTCCGGTTCTTCCAGCAGCCAGCTGGCAGCGTCGCAGAAGGCGCTTTCGTCGCCGGGCATGGCCAGCACACCGTTGTAGCCATGGCGGATATGCTGTGCTGCGGCAGCCTGATCGTAGGCCACCACCGCGAGCCCCGAGGCCAGAGCCTCCAGCACCACGTTGCCGAAGGTTTCGGTGAGGCTGGGAAACAGGAACAGATCCCCGCAGGCGTAGTGGGCGGCCAGGGCTTCGCCCCGCTGGCTGCCACAGAACAGGGCCTCGGGCAGGCTTTTTTCCAGAGCCCCACGTTGCGGGCCGTCACCCACCACGATCAGCTTCATCCTGCGCTGTGGATAAGTCGCCTGCAGGCGTTCGAAGCAGCGCTTGAGCAGGCCCAGGTTCTTCTCCTGCGCCAGGCGCCCGACGTGGATCACCGCCAGGTCATCGGTGCCCAGGCCCCAGTCGGCCCGCAGCGTATCGAGCCGCTTGGCTGGGTGGAACAGTTGGCTGTCGACGCCCCGGGACAGCAGGGCCAGGCGTTCGAAATGCCGGCGCTCCAGCTCCAGGTGCTGGCTGGCGCTGGGTACCAGGGTCAGTTGCGAGCGGTTGTGGAACCAGCGCAGATAGTGGGTCAGCAAGCGGGTCAGCAAACCCAGGCCATATTGGCTGGAGTACTGCTGGAAGTTGGTGTGAAAGCCGCTGACCACGGAGATTCCCAGGCGCTTGGCGGCCCGCAGCGCAGACAGCCCCAGCGGCCCCTCGGTGGCGATATAGAGCACGTCCGGGCGCTGGCGTTTCCAGCGTCGCAGCAGCTTGTGCATCGACGACTGGCCCCATTGAAGCCCCGGGTAGCCCGGCAGCGGCCAGCCCCGGCACAGCAGCAGGGCTTCGTCGCTGGCCCGGCTCTGGTCGCAACCCTGGCGCGGGCGCACCAGCTCAACCTGATGCCCACGGGCACGCAGGCCCTCGCAGAGGCGGCCAAGGGTATTGGCCACGCCATTGATTTCCGGTGGGAAGGTTTCAGTGATGAGGGTGATATGCAGAGCTGTCGTCATGGCCTCAGTGTCGGCTGAGGCCATGTCGCCATTGTGACCTTGCGATGATGGATTTATGACGCCCCGGCCTTATTTGGCCGGCAGGTTCTCCACCCCGCGTTCACGCACCCAGAACAGCGTGGCACCGGCCACGGCGGCCGGCATCATCAGGATATTGACCAGCGGGATCAGCAGCGCAAGGTAGACGATGCCGCCAAAGCCCAGGCTCTGCCAGCGCTTCTGGCGCAGCCAGGCGAGCATGTCCTGCCAGCTCATCTTGTGGTTGTCCGCCGGGTAGTCGATGTACTGGATGGCCATCATCCAGACGCCGAACAGCAGCCACAGCGGCGCGGCGATCAGGTTGACCACCGGGATCAGCGACAGGATGAACAGGCCGATGGCGCGGGGCAGGAAGTAGCCGAGCTTGCGCATTTCCCGGGACAGGGTGCGGGGGATCATGGCGATCAGTTCGCCCCAGCTGAAGGGCGGGAAATCATCGGTGCCACGGACCACAGTTTCGACTTTTTCCGATAGAAAGCCGTTGAAGGGGGCGGCGATGATGTTGGCCAGCATGGTGAAGCTGAAAAACACCATGAAGGCCACCAGCACCACGAACAGCGGCCAGATGACATAGCTGAGGAAACTCAGCCAACTGGGCAGGGACGGCATCAGCGCATCGACCCAGAGGCTGAATTGATGGCCGGCGAAATAGATCAATCCGACGAACAGCACCAGGTTGATTGCCAGGGGCAGGAGCACGAACAGGCGCAGGCCGGGGCTGAGGACCAGCTTCAGGCCTTCACGCAGGTATTGCGGGCCGGACAGGACAGGGGCGGGCATAGAGCGCTCCGAGCAGAATGAAAACGCGCCGACCTTACCGGCTTTGTCCTGGGGGCGAAAGCACGGCGAAGCAGTCGACATCAACGGTAACAAAGACCCTTTCAAATAGGCCTCCTGAGGATAGAGACCGCCTATGAGCTGGATTGTTAAACCGTATTTCCTTAATCTTCGCCCCCTCTATACGCTTCACCCATTATTTTTTGGACGGACGAGTTCAAGCCTTCCCCAAGGTTTCGCCGTCCTTTTTTATTCCAGCCGGCAATCCGGCGTTCCGCGCCAGGCTAGCCGGGCCGGTCGATAGGAGTGAGTCATGTCTGAAGTACGCCATTCGCGTGTGATTATTCTCGGTTCCGGCCCTGCCGGTTACAGCGCCGCCGTCTATGCCGCCCGTGCCAACCTGAAGCCGCTGCTGATCACCGGCATGCAGGCCGGTGGCCAGCTGACCACCACTACCGAAGTCGACAACTGGCCCGGTGACGTGCATGGCCTGACCGGCCCGGCCCTGATGGAGCGGATGCGCGAGCACGCCGAGCGTTTCGAGACTGAAATCGCCTTCGATCACATCAATGCCGTGGACTTCGCAGCCAAGCCCTACACCCTGACCGGTGACAGCGCGACCTACACCTGCGACGCCCTGATCATCGCCACCGGTGCCAGCGCTCGCTACCTGGGCCTGCCTTCGGAAGAAGCGTTCATGGGCAAGGGTGTTTCCGCCTGTGCCACCTGCGACGGCTTCTTCTATCGCAACAAGCCGGTGGCAGTGGTCGGTGGCGGTAACACCGCTGTTGAAGAAGCGCTGTACCTGGCCAACATCGCCAGCACCGTGACCCTGATCCACCGTCGCGAAACCTTCCGCGCCGAGAAGATCCTGATCGACAAGCTCAACGCCCGGGTGGCCGAAGGCAAGATCATCCTCAAGCTCAATGCCAACCTGGACGAAGTCCTGGGTGACAACATGGGCGTGACCGGTGCCCGCCTGAAGAACAACGACGGCAGCTTCGACGAGCTGAAGGTCGACGGCGTGTTCATCGCCATCGGCCACACCCCGAATACCTCGCTGTTCGAAGGCCAGCTGACCCTCAAGGACGGTTACCTGGTCGTGCAGGGCGGCCGTGACGGCAATGCCACCGCCACCAGCGTCGAGGGCATCTTTGCTGCCGGCGACGTGGCCGACCACGTTTACCGCCAGGCCATCACCTCGGCCGGTGCCGGTTGCATGGCGGCACTGGACACCGAGCGTTACCTGGACGGCCTGCAGAACGCTTCGTTCTGATTTGCCACCCATAAAAAAACCGGCGCAAGCCGGTTTTTTTATGGGTGTTGCACGGTAGCAGCCGGCTTGCCGGCGAACAGGCCCTCGAGCCTTGCGCCGCTGTGCTGACGCCTTCGCCGGCGAGCCAGCGCTCCTACAGAATGCGGATCAGCGGCGGGTCAGCGGCTGGGTGGAGAACTTGACCCCGGCCAGGCCGTGAACGATCAGGGCGCGGATATTGCCGTGGTCAGTGCCTTCGGGGGTGGCCAGTACCGAGCGGTAGTGTTCGCCGAAGGCCAGCAGGGCCTCTTCGTCGCTCAGGCCTTCCAGCAGGGCCAGGCCCAAGGTCTTGCACGAACCTTCGTTCTGCCCGGCGGCGTTTTCCACGCCGCCGTTGTTGAAGGCCTGGGGCTGGTAGTCATAGCCGGCGGCGACAAAGGCCAGGGTGTCGGCAAAAGCGTGTTCACCGCTGTTCAGGCTGGCGCGCAGGGTGTTCAGGTCAGTCATTGGGGTTTTCCTTTGGCGAACGCCGCTTGCTGCTCGGCGCTGGCTTCTTTCTGGTAGAGATTTTTCCATTCGGCGTAGGGCATGCCATACACCACTTCACGAGCGTCATCGAGGCTGACCTCGATCTGGCGTTCGTCGGCCTCGGCCTTGTACCACTTGGACAGGCAGTTGCGGCAGAACCCGGCGAGGTTCATCAGGTCGATGTTCTGCACGTCCTTGCGGCTGTCCAGGTGGGCCACCAGGCGGCGAAAGGCCGCGGCTTCCAGTTCCAGGCGTTGTTGTTCAGTCATGGGGTTTCTCCGGGACAGGGGCAAGCGCCCAGGCGGGCACTTGCCACTTGTGGCAGTTTTCTAGGCGCTGGCGCGGCTGGCCGCGAGGGTGATCGACACCGACTCGGCAAAACGCAGGGCGTGGGGTTTGTCGACTTCGACTTCGGCGTACTGCACCGAGGCGTTGCTCATCACCAGGTCCAGCAGCTCCTGGGTCAGGCGCTCCAGCAGGGCAAAGCGGTTGCCCTCGACATGGGCAATGATCGCCTTGGTGATGGTGCGATAGTTCAGTGCGTGGTCGATGTCGTTGTCCCGCACCGCGTCCTGGGCCGCGTAGAGGATGGTCAGGTTGATCAGCACATCCTGCTTGTTGAGGATCTCTTCCTCGTTGATTCCGATGTAGGTCCGCAGGAGCAGGTCCTTGACTCGGATACGAGCCATTCCTGGCTGAAGTTGTGGCATTGCTACTTGCTCCGTCCAATCAATTGCAGGAATTCCTGGCGAGTGGTGCTCGAATCGCGGAAGGCGCCGAGCATCACCGAGGTGTGCATGGTGGAATTCTGTTTCTCGACGCCGCGCATCATCATGCACATGTGCTTGGCCTCGATCACCACCGCGACGCCGGCGGCCTGAGTCACGCTCTGTACCGCGTCGGCGATTTCCCGAGTGAGATTTTCCTGGATCTGCAGGCGCCTGGCGAACATGTCGACGATCCGCGCGATCTTCGACAGCCCCAGGACCTTGCCGGTAGGAATATAAGCCACATGGGCCTTGCCGATGAAGGGCAGCAGGTGATGTTCGCACAGGGAATACAGCTCGATGTCGGCGACTATCACCATTTCATCGCTGTCGGAAGCAAACAGCGCGCCGTTGACGATGTCCTCCAGCGACTGGCCGTAGCCGTGACACAGGTATTGCATGGCCTTGGCCGCGCGCTTGGGGGTATCGAGCAGGCCTTCGCGCTCGGGGTCTTCGCCCAGGTCCTTGAGGATCTCGCGATAGTGCTGGGGCAGGGAAAGGGTCATGCAAGGTCCTCACAGGGGCCGGCTTACTTGAGGTGCCGCCCGCCGTTGACGGTCAGGGTGGTGCCGGTGACATAGGGGTTGTCCAGCAGATAGCGCAGGCTCTGGTAAATCACTTCGCTGCCGGGTTCGATGCCCAGCGCGGATTTGGCCAGGGTCTTGGCGCGGTACGCCGCGTCGTCGTCGGGATTGAACAATAGCAGGGCTGGGGCAATGCCGTTGACCTTGATTGTCGGGGCGTATTTCGCTGCGAAGGACAGGGTCAGGCTGTCCAGTCCGGCTTTGCTGGCGCAGTAGGCGATGTGCTTGCTGCTGCCCTTGCGAGTCACGTCGTCGCTGATGTGGATGATGTCTGCCGGGCTCGAGCGCTGCAGCAACTCGGCGCAATGCAGGTTGATCAGGTAGGGCGCCAGCATGTGCACGCCGAACATCCGGGCAAAGGCCGCTGCTTCGTCGCCAGGGCTCTCCTGCAGCCATTCCGAGGCGTTGTGGACGATGGCCCGCAGGCTCTGGGTACGGTTTTTCAGCTCGGTGATCAGGGCCAGGATTCCGGCTTCGCTGGAGAGATCGGCGAACAGCAGGGTCGCGCCCTTTTCCCGCAGGGCCTCAAGGCCCGGGCGCTGGCTGCGGTAGGTGACGATCACCGGCTGCCCGTCTTGGAGCAGGCGCAGGGCGCAATGCAGGCCGACTCGCTGGCTGGCGCCGGTGATCAGGATCGGGGCAGGAGAGGTGTTCATGAAGGGCTCGCGTCGCGGGTAGTGGGAAAACTATACCAGCGAGGGAAGGCCCTGTGCCTGCAGGCAACGGGCTTGCCGGCGAATGCGATCTTGCGGGGATTTTTCGCTGGCAAGCCAGCTCCTACGGTAGGCGCGAATGTCGCGCGAGGTGTGGTAGGAGCCGGCTTGCCGGCGAATCACGGATTCTGCGTCGAGGGGGTGGCCGGTAGCGGTCGGGCCGGTGTGCTGTTGAGCCAGTTGGCCAGCAGCCGGGTGGACAGCGGAATGAAGAAATAGACCATCAGCGGGGTCAGGGCCAGGGTGCTGACAAATACCCGAGGCAGCAGGCTCAGGTCGCC
The DNA window shown above is from Pseudomonas protegens CHA0 and carries:
- the folM gene encoding dihydromonapterin reductase — its product is MNTSPAPILITGASQRVGLHCALRLLQDGQPVIVTYRSQRPGLEALREKGATLLFADLSSEAGILALITELKNRTQSLRAIVHNASEWLQESPGDEAAAFARMFGVHMLAPYLINLHCAELLQRSSPADIIHISDDVTRKGSSKHIAYCASKAGLDSLTLSFAAKYAPTIKVNGIAPALLLFNPDDDAAYRAKTLAKSALGIEPGSEVIYQSLRYLLDNPYVTGTTLTVNGGRHLK
- the folE gene encoding GTP cyclohydrolase I FolE: MTLSLPQHYREILKDLGEDPEREGLLDTPKRAAKAMQYLCHGYGQSLEDIVNGALFASDSDEMVIVADIELYSLCEHHLLPFIGKAHVAYIPTGKVLGLSKIARIVDMFARRLQIQENLTREIADAVQSVTQAAGVAVVIEAKHMCMMMRGVEKQNSTMHTSVMLGAFRDSSTTRQEFLQLIGRSK
- the folX gene encoding dihydroneopterin triphosphate 2'-epimerase; its protein translation is MPQLQPGMARIRVKDLLLRTYIGINEEEILNKQDVLINLTILYAAQDAVRDNDIDHALNYRTITKAIIAHVEGNRFALLERLTQELLDLVMSNASVQYAEVEVDKPHALRFAESVSITLAASRASA